In the genome of Deinococcus deserti VCD115, one region contains:
- the rsmG gene encoding 16S rRNA (guanine(527)-N(7))-methyltransferase RsmG, which produces MNPEATELLLAGAQELGLDVAPVLDQFAALLVLLQEGNARFNLTALKTERDIVLKHFVDSLTCLGGGHLDGNHQVVDLGTGAGFPTLPLALMRAELQFTPVDSTRKKVEFVRATAEALGLQNVRPVAGRAETLTRQPEHRDRYDRVVVRAVAALPILAELALPFLRPGGLLVAQKGPISPEELRAGQRAAGELGGRVTEVEAFTLPVLGDARTLVVVEKLRDTPDRYPRREGVPNQQPLFWSAK; this is translated from the coding sequence GTGAATCCTGAAGCCACCGAATTACTGCTCGCAGGCGCGCAGGAACTGGGACTCGATGTAGCGCCAGTGCTCGATCAATTTGCGGCGCTGCTGGTCCTGTTGCAGGAAGGCAATGCCCGGTTCAACCTCACGGCCCTGAAGACCGAGCGTGACATCGTTTTGAAACACTTCGTGGATTCGCTGACGTGTCTCGGGGGTGGCCACCTGGACGGCAACCATCAGGTGGTAGACCTGGGAACGGGCGCTGGTTTCCCAACCCTGCCGCTTGCCCTGATGCGGGCAGAACTGCAATTCACGCCAGTGGATTCCACCCGCAAAAAGGTGGAGTTCGTGCGCGCCACTGCTGAAGCGCTTGGCCTGCAGAATGTTCGCCCAGTGGCTGGGCGAGCGGAGACCCTGACCAGACAGCCGGAGCACCGCGACCGGTATGACCGGGTGGTGGTGCGTGCCGTCGCTGCGCTGCCCATCCTGGCAGAGCTCGCCCTGCCTTTCCTGCGGCCCGGAGGCCTTCTGGTAGCGCAGAAAGGCCCGATCAGTCCAGAAGAGCTGCGTGCGGGGCAGCGGGCAGCGGGTGAACTCGGCGGCCGTGTTACCGAGGTTGAGGCCTTTACGCTGCCCGTGCTCGGAGACGCCCGGACACTCGTGGTGGTGGAGAAACTGAGGGATACCCCCGACAGATACCCGCGCCGGGAAGGCGTGCCCAATCAACAGCCGCTATTCTGGAGCGCGAAGTGA
- the mnmG gene encoding tRNA uridine-5-carboxymethylaminomethyl(34) synthesis enzyme MnmG, translated as MSGWNVIVIGGGHAGLEAAWAAAKFERVALLIGNPATVGRMPCNPAVGGPGKSQLVFEVQALGGLMGRLADETAIHTRVLNASKGPAVQSLRVQNERDAYAERAQDVIFGHAGIDIVRGEAADLESDGRGGWLVVTTDGRRLAARSVVVAAGTFMRGVTWYGRHSRPEGRQGEPPSRFLSAPLASAGHVLKRYKTGTPPRVRADAVNFSELLEIPADPQPRGFTGRPGPRATESPTWQTHTTPETHRLIQANLHESPMYAGDIEGLGPRYCPSIEDKVVRFAHHDRHLLFVEPDGVQTSEVYLQGFSSSLPPHLQDQLVRTLPGFEQAVIQRYAYAVEYDVVDSTELTLNLESRYLPGVFTAGQINGTSGYEEAAAQGLVAGMAAARRSLGLEEQVIGRETGYLGVLLDDLVFKGSDEPYRMMTSRVEHRLLVRQDNADERLTPLGLRLGLVTDAEASRVEAKYSRVQAGLEALQRQRIQGQTGDSWLRRPEFALADVEALGIELPVLAAEEREALEIRVKYAGYIDRARRQLQSEAHARRLSLEGVDFAGIAALSNEAREKLARHQPQTVDQAARISGVRHADIGVLLVHLKQQRVSRET; from the coding sequence ATGAGTGGCTGGAATGTGATTGTAATCGGCGGTGGACACGCGGGCCTGGAGGCAGCGTGGGCCGCGGCAAAGTTCGAGCGGGTCGCGCTGCTGATTGGCAACCCGGCCACCGTGGGTCGGATGCCGTGCAACCCTGCAGTAGGAGGCCCCGGCAAAAGCCAGCTGGTGTTCGAGGTGCAGGCACTGGGCGGCCTGATGGGGCGGCTGGCCGATGAGACCGCGATTCATACCCGGGTGCTGAATGCCAGCAAAGGCCCGGCCGTGCAGTCCCTGAGAGTGCAGAACGAACGTGACGCCTACGCTGAGCGCGCGCAGGATGTCATTTTTGGTCACGCTGGTATTGACATCGTTCGTGGCGAGGCGGCCGATCTGGAGTCCGACGGACGGGGCGGCTGGCTGGTCGTGACCACTGATGGCCGCAGGCTGGCAGCGCGCAGTGTTGTCGTGGCCGCCGGGACGTTTATGCGCGGCGTCACCTGGTACGGCCGGCATTCCCGCCCGGAAGGCCGGCAGGGTGAGCCCCCGTCACGCTTTCTTTCCGCACCGCTGGCCAGTGCGGGCCACGTTCTCAAGCGGTACAAGACCGGCACGCCTCCACGGGTTCGAGCAGACGCAGTGAACTTCTCTGAGTTGCTCGAAATTCCGGCTGATCCGCAGCCGCGGGGGTTCACCGGGCGTCCGGGGCCGCGCGCTACGGAATCACCAACCTGGCAGACCCATACCACTCCGGAAACCCACCGCCTTATTCAGGCCAATCTGCACGAATCTCCCATGTATGCCGGTGACATCGAAGGGCTGGGACCCCGCTACTGCCCGAGTATCGAGGACAAGGTCGTGCGCTTCGCTCATCACGACCGGCACCTGCTGTTTGTCGAGCCGGATGGTGTGCAGACCAGCGAGGTGTATCTGCAGGGATTCAGCTCGTCGTTGCCGCCGCACCTGCAGGATCAGCTGGTCCGGACCCTTCCGGGATTCGAGCAAGCTGTGATCCAGCGGTACGCCTACGCGGTCGAATATGACGTGGTGGACTCGACAGAGCTGACCCTCAATCTGGAGTCGCGGTACCTGCCCGGCGTGTTTACCGCGGGGCAGATCAACGGCACCAGTGGGTATGAGGAAGCGGCGGCCCAGGGTCTTGTGGCGGGAATGGCGGCAGCGCGGCGTTCCCTTGGCCTGGAAGAACAGGTTATCGGGCGCGAAACCGGATACCTGGGAGTTCTGCTTGACGACCTGGTCTTTAAGGGCAGCGACGAGCCCTACCGCATGATGACCAGCCGGGTCGAACACCGCCTGCTGGTCAGGCAGGACAACGCCGACGAGCGTCTGACGCCCCTGGGATTGCGTCTTGGACTGGTGACCGATGCAGAAGCATCCCGGGTCGAGGCGAAGTACAGCCGGGTTCAGGCAGGACTGGAAGCGTTGCAGCGCCAGAGGATTCAGGGACAGACAGGTGACTCCTGGCTGCGGCGACCCGAATTCGCACTCGCCGATGTGGAAGCGCTTGGGATCGAGCTTCCTGTCCTCGCCGCAGAGGAACGGGAAGCGTTGGAGATCCGTGTGAAATACGCGGGATACATCGACCGGGCCCGCCGCCAGTTACAGTCCGAAGCCCATGCCCGTCGCCTCAGCCTGGAAGGCGTGGACTTTGCTGGTATTGCAGCGCTGTCCAATGAGGCTCGAGAGAAGCTGGCGCGCCACCAGCCTCAGACTGTGGATCAGGCAGCGCGGATCTCTGGAGTGCGGCACGCCGACATTGGCGTCCTGTTGGTTCATTTGAAACAGCAGCGTGTTTCACGGGAAACCTGA
- a CDS encoding aminotransferase class V-fold PLP-dependent enzyme gives MDFASLRADLIGGDAAIRTPFGIRRVTYADYVASGRALHSVEDRIATLALPLYANTHTEDSATGAHSTHLTHQAQAYIKSQLGGDDTCKLLFCGSGSTAAVRRLQDILGLSVPCSHRETVLSNLPEHERPVVFVGPYEHHSNEVSWRETLAEVIEVPLCPRGGLDLDALRGLLRNPVYARRPKIGSFSAASNVTGLLTDTRTVARLLHANGAYAFFDFAASGPYVKIDMKPGAPDGYDAVFLSPHKFVGGPGTPGLLCFQQHLYQLQVPSTAGGGTVRYVSRQRHAYIEDIEAREDAGTPAILGKLRTALAFRVKEELGVKQLTQREHELFGRALAQLGANPRVQLLGNPDSARLAFLSFLVKTSQGTYLHPRLVVRLLNDLFGIQARGGCACAGPYGHALLNIDEEHSERYFQCIMGDLEGIKPGWTRLNLAPWATDEEVTFLLAAVEFIAEYGERFLPLYDFNWQTGAWTHADDQAPLDLFGHERPLKEEGAVPYQKYLSYAFQLASSLSERGEARAVPPQVPADLVFFAH, from the coding sequence ATGGACTTTGCAAGTTTACGGGCCGATCTGATCGGCGGGGACGCGGCGATCCGCACACCGTTCGGAATCCGGCGCGTGACCTACGCAGACTATGTGGCCTCAGGACGGGCGCTGCACAGCGTGGAGGACCGTATCGCCACCCTCGCTCTTCCCCTGTATGCCAACACCCACACTGAAGACAGCGCAACCGGCGCACACAGCACCCACCTGACGCACCAGGCGCAGGCGTATATCAAGAGCCAGCTGGGTGGAGACGATACCTGCAAGCTGCTGTTCTGCGGGTCGGGAAGCACCGCTGCCGTGCGCCGTCTTCAGGACATCCTGGGCCTCAGTGTGCCGTGCAGTCACCGTGAAACAGTGCTCTCGAACCTGCCTGAACACGAGCGGCCCGTGGTGTTTGTCGGCCCGTACGAACATCACAGCAACGAGGTGAGCTGGCGTGAGACGCTGGCCGAGGTGATCGAGGTGCCCCTGTGCCCCAGGGGAGGCCTGGACCTCGACGCCCTGCGGGGTCTCCTCAGAAATCCTGTTTACGCACGGCGCCCAAAAATCGGCTCATTCAGCGCTGCCAGCAATGTCACCGGGCTGCTGACTGACACGCGAACCGTGGCCCGGCTCCTTCACGCCAACGGGGCGTATGCCTTCTTCGACTTTGCTGCCAGCGGACCGTACGTCAAGATTGACATGAAGCCCGGCGCTCCGGATGGTTATGACGCTGTGTTCCTGAGCCCGCACAAATTTGTAGGAGGGCCAGGCACACCCGGCCTGCTGTGTTTCCAGCAGCACCTGTACCAGTTGCAGGTCCCAAGCACCGCCGGGGGCGGCACGGTCCGCTACGTCAGCCGGCAGCGACACGCCTACATCGAGGACATCGAAGCCCGCGAGGATGCAGGCACCCCAGCCATCCTGGGCAAGCTCCGCACAGCTCTGGCCTTCCGCGTCAAAGAGGAGCTGGGGGTCAAGCAGCTGACCCAGCGTGAGCACGAACTCTTTGGACGCGCATTGGCTCAGCTGGGGGCCAATCCCCGTGTTCAACTTCTGGGCAACCCGGATTCTGCCCGCCTGGCTTTTCTGTCATTCCTTGTCAAAACGTCGCAAGGCACGTACCTGCATCCCCGGCTGGTGGTCCGGCTGCTCAACGACCTGTTCGGGATCCAGGCCCGGGGTGGTTGTGCCTGCGCCGGGCCCTATGGCCACGCCCTGCTGAACATCGACGAAGAGCACAGCGAGCGCTACTTCCAGTGCATCATGGGAGACCTTGAAGGCATCAAGCCCGGCTGGACCCGCCTCAATCTGGCTCCCTGGGCTACGGACGAGGAGGTCACCTTTTTGCTGGCCGCTGTGGAGTTCATCGCGGAATATGGAGAACGCTTCCTGCCGCTCTACGACTTCAACTGGCAGACCGGAGCCTGGACCCATGCGGACGATCAGGCCCCACTTGATCTTTTTGGGCACGAGCGGCCCCTGAAAGAAGAGGGGGCAGTGCCGTATCAGAAGTATCTGTCATACGCATTTCAGCTCGCCAGCAGCCTGAGCGAGAGGGGAGAAGCACGCGCAGTTCCACCGCAGGTGCCGGCTGACCTCGTGTTCTTTGCCCATTAA
- a CDS encoding thiamine pyrophosphate-dependent dehydrogenase E1 component subunit alpha → MIQPFTAEPIQWVSESGVPVRDLPERFTPQLLRDLHALMLRAREFDRKLITLLRQGRTTFYAQSSGMEATQVGLARSIRVGHDWVWPYYRDHTLGLAMGVPMFELISQCLGSNSDPSRGRQMPHHFAAKRQNFVSISSSIASQVPPAAGNAMAQKYLGVDEITVCTFGDGATSEGDWHAGMNMAGAHQAPALFVCENNQWAISTHLRAQTASENIHIKAKAYGMPGFYVDGNDIVAVMEVCAHAAEWVRAGNGPALVECLTYRVGSHSNADADAEKHYRTREEVEEWLGRDPIVRIEKLLEHLGHPISAEERAQMIAQTHREVDEQVIQAEATGQPDWRIIFEDVYADMPGHLRDQEAQLRAEQEAGQEVRA, encoded by the coding sequence ATGATTCAACCTTTTACAGCTGAACCCATCCAATGGGTCTCGGAAAGCGGTGTGCCGGTCCGTGACCTGCCGGAACGGTTCACGCCCCAGTTGCTGCGAGATCTGCATGCCCTGATGCTGCGCGCACGCGAATTCGACCGCAAGCTCATCACCCTGCTGCGCCAGGGGCGCACCACCTTCTACGCGCAGTCCAGCGGTATGGAAGCCACCCAGGTCGGCCTGGCACGCTCTATCCGCGTAGGCCACGACTGGGTCTGGCCGTATTACCGCGACCACACCCTGGGACTGGCCATGGGCGTACCTATGTTTGAGCTGATCAGCCAGTGCCTGGGCAGCAACAGCGACCCCAGCCGCGGGCGGCAGATGCCTCACCACTTCGCGGCCAAGCGTCAGAACTTTGTGTCGATCTCCAGCAGCATCGCCTCGCAGGTGCCGCCGGCCGCTGGCAATGCCATGGCGCAAAAGTACCTGGGCGTAGACGAAATCACGGTCTGCACCTTCGGAGACGGCGCGACCAGCGAAGGTGACTGGCACGCCGGCATGAACATGGCGGGTGCCCATCAGGCCCCGGCGCTGTTCGTGTGTGAGAACAACCAGTGGGCAATCAGCACCCACCTCAGGGCCCAGACGGCCAGCGAGAACATCCACATCAAGGCCAAGGCCTACGGCATGCCGGGCTTCTACGTCGACGGCAACGACATCGTGGCTGTCATGGAAGTCTGCGCCCACGCTGCCGAGTGGGTGCGCGCCGGCAACGGCCCCGCCCTGGTGGAGTGCCTGACCTACCGCGTGGGCTCACACAGCAATGCCGATGCGGACGCCGAGAAGCACTACCGCACCCGCGAGGAAGTCGAGGAATGGCTGGGCCGGGACCCGATTGTCCGCATTGAAAAGCTGCTTGAGCACCTGGGTCACCCGATCAGCGCCGAGGAACGCGCCCAGATGATTGCCCAGACCCACCGCGAGGTCGACGAACAGGTCATTCAGGCCGAGGCCACGGGCCAGCCTGACTGGCGGATTATTTTCGAGGATGTCTATGCCGACATGCCCGGCCACCTGCGTGACCAGGAGGCCCAGCTGCGTGCCGAGCAGGAAGCTGGCCAGGAGGTGCGCGCATGA
- a CDS encoding alpha-ketoacid dehydrogenase subunit beta, translated as MTATQQRNPASGGGETRTINLIQAVTEALHEELERDERVVLFGEDVGARGGVFMATAGLQATFGKHRVFDTPLSEASIVGAAVGMAVRGLRPVAEIQFADYMGPGFDQIISQAAKIRYRSGGQFTAPMVIRTPSGGGVKGGHHHSQSPEAYYTHTPGLKVVMPSTPYDAKGLLKAAIRGEDPVIYFEPKRLYRASKGEVPVHDFTVKLGEAAIRREGSDLSLIGYGGVMPDLEKAADALGAEGVSVEVIDLRSLVPWDKDRVLTSVQKTGRAVLVSEAPRIGNFMGEVAYTIQEQAFDYLTAPVGQVAGFDTPYPYVQDKVYLPGPNRIVRACVQALNY; from the coding sequence ATGACGGCCACGCAGCAACGCAATCCCGCCAGTGGGGGAGGGGAGACCCGGACCATCAACCTCATTCAGGCGGTGACCGAGGCCCTCCACGAGGAACTCGAGCGCGACGAGCGCGTGGTGCTGTTTGGAGAAGACGTTGGCGCGCGTGGTGGAGTCTTCATGGCCACGGCCGGGCTGCAGGCCACGTTTGGCAAGCACCGCGTGTTCGACACGCCGCTGAGTGAAGCCAGCATCGTAGGCGCGGCAGTCGGGATGGCCGTGCGTGGCCTGCGCCCCGTCGCAGAGATTCAGTTTGCCGACTACATGGGTCCGGGCTTCGACCAGATCATCTCGCAGGCGGCCAAGATCCGCTACCGCAGCGGCGGGCAGTTCACCGCTCCCATGGTCATCCGTACGCCTTCAGGCGGCGGGGTCAAGGGCGGACACCACCACAGTCAGAGCCCCGAGGCCTACTACACCCACACCCCGGGTCTCAAGGTGGTGATGCCCAGCACTCCCTACGACGCCAAGGGGCTGCTCAAGGCTGCCATTCGCGGCGAGGACCCGGTCATCTACTTCGAGCCCAAGCGGCTGTACCGCGCCTCCAAGGGTGAGGTGCCAGTCCACGACTTCACCGTCAAACTTGGCGAGGCGGCCATCCGCCGTGAAGGCAGCGACCTGAGCCTGATCGGCTACGGCGGCGTAATGCCGGATCTCGAAAAGGCCGCCGATGCCCTGGGCGCTGAAGGCGTCAGCGTGGAGGTCATTGACCTGCGCAGTCTGGTGCCCTGGGACAAGGACCGGGTGCTGACCAGTGTCCAGAAGACCGGCCGCGCCGTGCTGGTGAGTGAGGCCCCCCGTATCGGGAACTTCATGGGCGAGGTCGCCTACACCATCCAGGAGCAGGCCTTTGATTATCTGACGGCGCCTGTGGGGCAGGTGGCCGGTTTCGACACGCCTTACCCCTACGTACAGGACAAGGTCTATCTGCCCGGTCCCAACCGTATCGTGCGCGCCTGCGTGCAGGCCCTGAATTACTGA
- a CDS encoding dihydrolipoamide acetyltransferase family protein, which translates to MKEVLLPELAESVVEGEILKWLVQEGDTIALEQPLCEVMTDKVTVELPSPVAGVLRQRLANEGDVVAVHAAIALIDETGGGASSSAPSAMQAIQDTAESPATADAQLPPQAQEEREQIGGSIVEASHLPKADDDSSSLFKAFASDEQVKVQGLGGRTPAPQGAAQPVRNDGRVLAVPAARQLARELGLDLNRIQGSGPNGRIRVSDVLAQTQGQTASSTAASSMPASAPAPQPASTAQAAAQPAPASSKAAQGGLPVAPVQYRTPKGYEHLEDRVPLRGMRRAISNQMVASHLYTVRTLTVDEVNLTRLVEFRNRVKDEAKAADVKLSYLPFIFKAVAVALRKYPSLNTSFDEATQEIVQKRYYNMGMAVATDAGLTVPVLKDVGRKSVFELAREVVDLAGRAQAGKLQPDELAGSTFSITNIGSIGALFSFPIINVPDAAILGVHSIVKRPIVDEDDNIVVAHMMYLSLSFDHRLVDGAEAARFCKEVIRLLENPDRLMLEAM; encoded by the coding sequence ATGAAAGAAGTGCTGCTGCCCGAACTCGCCGAAAGTGTCGTCGAGGGTGAAATTCTGAAATGGCTGGTTCAGGAAGGCGACACCATCGCCCTGGAACAGCCGCTGTGCGAGGTCATGACAGATAAGGTCACTGTGGAACTTCCCAGCCCGGTGGCGGGTGTGCTACGCCAGCGGCTGGCCAATGAAGGCGACGTGGTCGCAGTACACGCCGCGATTGCCCTGATCGACGAGACAGGCGGCGGCGCCTCTTCCTCTGCCCCGAGCGCCATGCAGGCCATTCAGGACACGGCAGAGAGTCCGGCAACCGCTGATGCCCAGCTTCCTCCCCAGGCTCAGGAAGAGCGCGAACAGATCGGTGGCAGCATCGTGGAAGCCAGCCACCTGCCCAAGGCCGATGACGACTCCAGCAGCCTGTTCAAGGCTTTCGCGTCGGACGAGCAGGTCAAGGTCCAGGGCCTGGGAGGCCGCACTCCGGCGCCACAGGGCGCCGCGCAGCCGGTCCGCAACGACGGCCGGGTGCTGGCTGTTCCAGCGGCCCGCCAGCTGGCCCGCGAACTTGGTCTGGATCTCAACCGTATCCAGGGCAGCGGACCCAACGGCCGCATCCGCGTATCAGATGTCCTGGCCCAGACGCAGGGGCAGACCGCTTCCTCAACGGCTGCTTCCTCAATGCCTGCTTCTGCACCGGCTCCCCAGCCCGCCTCCACTGCCCAGGCTGCCGCTCAGCCGGCGCCAGCATCCAGCAAAGCCGCCCAGGGTGGCCTGCCGGTCGCTCCGGTGCAGTACCGCACGCCCAAAGGCTACGAGCACCTCGAAGACCGTGTTCCTCTGCGCGGCATGCGCCGGGCCATCAGCAACCAGATGGTCGCCTCGCACCTGTACACCGTGCGGACGCTGACCGTGGACGAGGTCAACCTGACCCGCCTGGTCGAATTCCGCAACCGCGTCAAGGACGAAGCGAAGGCTGCCGACGTCAAGCTGTCATACCTGCCTTTCATCTTTAAGGCGGTTGCAGTTGCCCTGCGTAAGTATCCCAGCCTGAACACCTCTTTTGACGAGGCCACCCAGGAAATTGTTCAGAAGCGCTACTACAACATGGGGATGGCTGTGGCCACCGACGCTGGCCTGACCGTACCGGTCCTCAAGGACGTGGGCCGCAAGAGTGTCTTTGAACTGGCCCGCGAAGTGGTGGACCTGGCCGGGCGCGCCCAGGCCGGCAAGCTGCAGCCTGACGAACTGGCAGGAAGCACTTTCAGCATTACCAACATCGGGTCTATCGGAGCGCTGTTCAGCTTTCCCATCATCAACGTGCCTGACGCTGCCATCCTGGGCGTCCACAGCATCGTCAAGCGCCCCATCGTGGATGAGGACGACAATATTGTCGTCGCGCACATGATGTACCTCAGCCTGTCGTTCGACCACCGTCTGGTGGACGGCGCCGAAGCTGCCCGCTTCTGCAAGGAAGTGATCCGCCTGCTGGAAAATCCTGACCGACTGATGCTCGAAGCCATGTGA
- a CDS encoding response regulator transcription factor: protein MLAQILVVEDDPHLGPLLKEYLSADYQVHHSATLRDAQAWLGTHSAQLILLDLNLPDGDGLDLVQALRQYSSTPVLVLSARSGVQERVAGLNAGADDYLTKPFAMPELDARITALLRRTAAGTGVNLGNTSLSTSSLLLTVDEKNINLTEHEARILELMMRTPERVFSRADIESHLYGWETPNSNSVEVRISQLRKKLEQAASDLRIRTIRNVGYVLQT, encoded by the coding sequence ATGCTTGCGCAGATTCTTGTGGTGGAGGACGACCCGCACCTCGGGCCCCTTCTGAAGGAATACCTGTCGGCCGATTATCAGGTTCATCATTCCGCGACGCTGAGAGACGCTCAGGCCTGGCTGGGCACCCACAGTGCGCAGCTGATCCTGCTGGACCTGAACCTCCCCGACGGTGACGGGCTCGATCTGGTCCAGGCACTCCGGCAGTACAGCAGTACGCCGGTGCTGGTGCTGTCAGCGCGCAGCGGCGTGCAGGAACGGGTGGCCGGCCTGAATGCCGGAGCAGACGACTACCTGACCAAGCCGTTTGCCATGCCGGAACTTGATGCACGCATTACTGCGCTGCTCCGCCGGACAGCGGCAGGCACCGGGGTCAACCTGGGCAATACCAGCCTGTCGACCAGCAGCCTGCTGCTGACGGTGGACGAAAAGAACATCAACCTCACGGAACACGAGGCGCGCATCCTGGAACTCATGATGCGCACGCCCGAGCGGGTCTTCTCGCGCGCTGACATCGAGTCCCACCTGTATGGTTGGGAAACGCCCAACAGCAACAGTGTGGAGGTCCGGATCTCCCAGCTGCGCAAGAAGCTGGA